The genomic region TGTTCTGGGTTGAAGTCGTGCTGATGGTCTTCCCGCTGGTCGTGCTGCGCGTCGCGAAATGGCGTAATGACTCACGCATGCTGTACCTGTCTGCGCTGAGTACGCTGCTGGGTTGTGCGGCATGGCGTCTGTCCTATTCGCTGGTGGCGTTCAATCCTGGCGGCGGCTATGACTACTTCCCGACCTGGGAAGAACTGTTGATTTCTATTGGTTTTGTGGCTATTGAGATTTGCGCATATATCGTACTCATTCGTCTACTGCCGATACTTCCTCCTTTAAAACAAAACGATCACAATCGTCATGAGGCGAGCAAAGCATGAGCCAGAGAATAACTATTGATCCGGTAACCCGTATTGAAGGGCATTTACGCATCGATTGCGAAATCGAAAATGGCGTCGTATCTAAAGCATGGGCTTCCGGTACCATGTGGCGCGGTATGGAAGAGATCGTGAAGAACCGCGATCCTCGCGATGCGTGGATGATTGTGCAACGTATTTGCGGCGTTTGTACCACAACTCACGCAATTTCTTCCGTTCGTGCGGCAGAAAGCGCGCTGAACATCGACGTTCCGGTTAACGCCCAGTACATCCGTAACATTATTCTGTCGGCGCATACCACGCATGACCACATCGTTCACTTCTACCAGCTTTCTGCGCTGGACTGGGTGGACATTACCTCTGCGCTGAATGCCGATCCGGCGAAAGCGTCTGCGTTGTTGAACGGCGTGTCGAGCTGGCACCTGAACAGCACCGAAGAGTTCACCAAAGTACAGAAGAAGATCAAAGACCTGGTCGCCAGCGGTCAGTTGGGGATTTTCGCCAATGGCTACTGGGGCCACCCGGCGATGAAACTGCCGCCGGAAGTGAACCTGATCGCCGTTGCCCACTATTTGCAGGCACTGGAATGCCAGCGTGACGCCAACCGTGTGGTGGCGCTGCTGGGCGGTAAAACGCCGCATATTCAGAACCTGGCGGTGGGTGGCGTTGCTAACCCTATCAACCTCGACGGCCTGGGCGTACTGAACCTTGAGCGCCTGATGTACATCAAGTCCTTCATCGACAAGTTGAGCGACTTTGTTGAGCAGGTTTACAAGGTGGATACGGCGGTGATCGCGGCGTTCTATCCAGAATGGCTGGAGCGCGGCAAAGGTGCGGTGAACTATCTGGCCGCGCCGGAATTCCCGACCGACGGTAAAAACGGCAGCTTCCTGTTCCCGGGCGGCTATATCGAAAATGCGGATCTGGCCAGCTATCGCCCGATCACCTCGCATTCTGACGAATACCTGATTAAAGGCATTCAGGAAA from Citrobacter sp. RHB25-C09 harbors:
- the hybC gene encoding hydrogenase 2 large subunit; this encodes MSQRITIDPVTRIEGHLRIDCEIENGVVSKAWASGTMWRGMEEIVKNRDPRDAWMIVQRICGVCTTTHAISSVRAAESALNIDVPVNAQYIRNIILSAHTTHDHIVHFYQLSALDWVDITSALNADPAKASALLNGVSSWHLNSTEEFTKVQKKIKDLVASGQLGIFANGYWGHPAMKLPPEVNLIAVAHYLQALECQRDANRVVALLGGKTPHIQNLAVGGVANPINLDGLGVLNLERLMYIKSFIDKLSDFVEQVYKVDTAVIAAFYPEWLERGKGAVNYLAAPEFPTDGKNGSFLFPGGYIENADLASYRPITSHSDEYLIKGIQESAKHAWYKDEAPQAPWEGTTIPEYDGWSDDGKYSWVKAPTFYGKTVEVGPLANMLVKLASGRESTRAKLNEIIAIYQKLTGKTIEVAQLHSTLGRIVGRTVHCCELQGILQNQYNALIANIGKGDHTTFVKPNIPATGEFKGVGFLEAPRGMLSHWMVIKDGIISNYQAVVPSTWNSGPRNFNDEVGPYEQSLVGTPIADPEKPLEVVRTIHSFDPCMACAVHVVDADGNEVVSVKVL